One segment of Asterias rubens chromosome 2, eAstRub1.3, whole genome shotgun sequence DNA contains the following:
- the LOC117305300 gene encoding pulmonary surfactant-associated protein D-like, producing MTFQDAVKTCTDMSGGLVVPTSLTENQFIFEMVINKVVDLYSNVWVGCTDKKEEGKWMQPGEGGEECSFFNWYPGEPNIEPEDCAQMVLFLNGSWYDGDCDGMCFVACQRPAVAPTNPLLYCLQADTNGRFA from the coding sequence ATGACTTTTCAAGACGCAGTCAAAACCTGTACCGATATGAGCGGAGGCTTGGTAGTTCCTACGTCACTAACAGAGAATCAGTTTATCTTTGAGATGGTCATCAATAAAGTCGTAGACCTATATAGTAATGTGTGGGTTGGCTGCACTGATAAGAAGGAAGAAGGCAAGTGGATGCAGCCAGGAGAGGGAGGCGAAGAATGTAGTTTCTTCAACTGGTATCCAGGAGAGCCCAATATAGAGCCTGAAGATTGTGCTCAGATGGTTCTTTTTCTCAATGGCAGTTGGTATGACGGAGACTGTGACGGGATGTGCTTTGTAGCTTGTCAGCGCCCTGCCGTCGCACCAACCAACCCGCTCCTGTACTGCCTGCAGGCAGACACCAACGGCCGCTTCGCATGA